The Penicillium oxalicum strain HP7-1 chromosome VIII, whole genome shotgun sequence DNA segment CAAGGGGCGGTCAACAGCTCTCCTGTTACTGTCAAGGAGGCCAGAAGGAGGGAGGCAATACCGATAGAGAGAGGTGAGAGTTGTCAATCGAGCTATCCGATGAGAGGGGTTCCTTTGCTATTCGAGGTAGAGCGATGTATCCTCCCTCCACGTTTCGCTGCATTCCCGTTGATCTGCAATCAGGACCGCAGTGAGAGGATCGGCATGCGACAGGATCCAATACCTTTAAATAGGTCGGCTCACCTCGCCGGCTTCATAAATTGCCCCGTTCTCTTCCACTCTCCCGCTACTCaccctctcactctctccgcGATCGTGCTCGACTGATTCACGACTTGGGTTTTCTACCTTCACGATGAAGTGTACCGCCTTGTTTGGTGGCTTGGCGCTTTCCGCCTCGCTAGCCACGGCCGTCAAGGTGAATCCCTTGCCCGCACCTCGCAATATCACCTGGGGCTCCTCCGGTCCCATTTCAATCACGAAGCCGGCGCTACATCTCGAGAATCATCATGGCCAGAACCAAGATATCCTGCATCACGCCTGGGATCGGACGTGggccaccatcaccaacctCGAATGGGTGCCCGCCGCTATCGAGGCGCCGATTCCCTCATTCCGACCATTCCCGACCCCTGCGGACCAGGTGAAGCGTGACACCGCCGCGACCGCCATTCACTCCGTGCACCTGTCCGTCGTCGATGCGGCTGCAGACCTGCAGCACGGGGTGGACGAGTCTTATACCTTGGAGGTCACTGCCGACTCGGGCACCATCCAGATTCATGCCCAGACCGTGTGGGGTGCGATTCATGCCATGACCACCTTGCAGCAGCTGGTCATTTCGGATGGCCATGGGAACCTGATCATTGAACAGCCCGTCAAGATTCAGGATGCTCCGCTGTATCCCTACCGGGGTATCATGATCGATACGGGACGAAACTTCATCTCTGTCCCGAAGATCCTCGAGCAGATTGACGGCATGGCCCTCTCCAAACTCAATGTGCTGCATTGGCATCTGGATGATACCCAATCGTGGCCCGTTCAGATTCGGTCGTATCCTCAGATGACCAAGGACGCCTACTCGAGCCGTGAAATCTACACCGAGACCGACCTTCGCCGCGTTCTGGCCTATGCGCGTGCGCGTGGCGTCCGCGTCATTCCAGAGGTCGACATGCCGGGCCATTCAGCCTCCGGGTGGAAACAAGTCGATCCGGACGTGGTGACCTGCACCGATACATGGTGGTCCAACGATGACTGGCCCAAGCACACCGCGGTGGAGCCTAACCCCGGGCAGTTGGACATCATCTACAACAAGACCTATGAAGTTGTGGGCAACGTCTACAAAGATCTGTCGGCCATCTTCAGCGACAACTGGTTCCACGTGGGTGGCGACGAGCTTCAGAACAATTGTTTCAATTTCAGTACCCACATCACCAAGTGGTTCGCCGAGGACCCCTCGCGAACCTACAACGACCTGTCTCAGTACTGGCTGGACCACGCTTTGCCCATCTTTCACGGAACCGGAGGCCCCCAGCGTCGCCTGATGATGTGGGAAGATATCTTCATCAACACGGACGCTGCCCATCACGTTCCGAGGGACATTGTGATGCAGTCCTGGAACAATGGTATCGACAATATCAAGAATTTGACCGCAAGCGGATTCGACGTGGTCGTCTCCTCAGCCGACTTCCTTTATCTTGACTGCGGCTTTGCGGGCTTTGTGGGCAACGATCCCCGATACAACGTGATGAGCAACCCCGGGGGTGATGTCACCTTCAACTACGGCGGTAGCGGTGGTTCCTGGTGCGCGCCTTACAAGTCCTGGCAACGTATCTACGACTACGACTTCACCACCAACCTCACCGCATCGGAAGCGAAGCACGTCATCGGTGCCGAGGCTCCCTTGTGGTCGGAACAGGTCGACGATGTTACCATTTCCAGCAAGATGTGGCCTCGAGCGGCCGCTCTCGGCGAATTGGTGTGGTCAGGTAACCGAGACGCTTCTGGCCACAAGCGTACCACCCAGCTCACACAGCGCCTGTTGAACTTCCGCGAGTATCTGGTTGCCAATGGCGTCATGGCCACCAACCTGGCGCCAAAGTACTGCTTGCAGCATCCCCATGCGTGCGACTTGTACTACAACCAGAGTGTAATCACTCCTTGAGCTGGGAACTTGATGTCTTGAATTCGAGGACTCGTTGGCGGCATTCATGGTTGATGCATTGTTTTTCCCCCGGAGGACATTCAAATAGCCAATGCGGGCATCGTCGATCTGTGCTGTGACTGTTGATTGTTACTCCctgtttttctctctttataTTCATCCTCAGCCTTTACTTTTCGATACCCATTATCAAACCACCTATTGCAGTTGCTTTGACTTTTGTGCTCTCCCGACCTTTTTCCTGAGTGCAATGCGCACCTCTTTCAATCCTGCCTTGAAATTTCTTGGTTACGGTCCAAAGCTCCATCTCTTATAGGAAAATCCATATATCGCGTAGGACTGACATAGGTGTCCATGCATCACGATAGTTCTTGAAATGACAAAGTCTATCACATACCCCACCAATTTCATCTTCTCGATGGGGTTTGGAAGGGTCATCGAATTCCCAGTGATCATTGCGTTACCCGTCTGGCCCTCCCGCCAAATATGGCGTCTTGTGCATCGTTTGAAACTGCCGTATCTCGCAAGATGGCAGACATGAAAACGAGCCTTATGGCCAGAGGCCTTGAAACAGCACTATTTCATTTTAGCATCAAGACACACGTCCACCTTGAATGGACGTCCTGTATCTTTCTGTGAGCATGCGTTTCGGCTATCCCTGCTGTTGTAAACTTGCAAGTTTGATCAGAAGGACCTCAAAGAGGAAAGATACTAGGTAGAAGGTATAACCTCTTACCTTGTCTACGCTAGTCCTTACATCTTTCAATACCATCAATCTTACAAAGAACAAAAGTCTGTTTTAcagagaataaaaaaaattgttGACGACCCAGAAATACTAAACAGTACTTTACTCGCTACTTCAACCCTCCTCAGGTGTACCACGTATCTGTTTCAGTTCTTCTCCAATTGAATCAATCCATGAAGCAAGATGATTTGCCGGATTTCTCATGCCCACACCTATCTGTCTGCGCTGTACCATCCTACGGTAGGAAGGACGCTAATCCGGGATGCTGGAAACATTTAGATGTCGTACAAGAATGGTTTTCATCGATGAttcgaggaaaagaaaacgatGACTATGAAAATTCTATCTTCTAGTTTTACATGCTGGATTTGATTGCAATCTGACATGGATGATTCTGATGTTACTACTTCCGGAGTAGGAAGTGATTCTATTTGTCTGACTAGATCTAGACATATACGTTTTCATTGGTTTGTTCgctcctctccttcctccattttccccttttccaaCTATTATTGTCTTTGGATCATCTTCGTTACACGACTTGCGTAGGCTGCTGAGCTACCTACATGGTAAGAGGTATCAGGAACTACGTAGTCAGAGCCGCCGTCGGAATGGCCGAGCCGTGCTCTCGCCAATCCTAAAATGTTCCATCTCCATGTCCTTGAAACCTCACATTTCCCCTCGATGTTCAAAATAAGTAAGAGTTCTGAAACGCTGCTTTGCAGTTTGTCCCATTTGCGCACACAAAATTCTCCCTGCCCTGTGTGACTGTATCTACAAGCGAATGAGCCTGTTTCTTCATGCTTGGAAATCCTGTACCCATATGTGAATTATGCAATCTTTAACCAAGCCCATGACCAGCCTCGCTGGCAAAGATGAACTTGGCTTCATACGACTTGAGGTAACAGTTGTTCTCTATCAGGGAGGCCTGTCGATGATCACATGTGCGAAATGTTCCAAACTAACGAGTCTTTCAGACTTGTCTGGagtgttttttctttcatttcttGAGTTAGCTACATGTCACATTCCAAATTTGGTGCTTCTCCGGTCAATTGCGAGCTCTTGGCATGGTTTGGAGACGACCAGATTGGCAATCTCATCGTACGACTTGTAGAAGCAGTAGGGCTTAGAATCAACACCGCTGCATTATTTCAAGCAAAAAGTGGGTATAATCTATAGTTCCGGCGTAGGAAGGGCTAACAACACCCAGTACACACATAAACAGGAGGTGAAGTTAGTTTACGATCATGAAACCACACAGATCGAATCTTCTGTCACGCAGAAGGAACTCTTTCACCGTGTTACAACCCACAATGATATAATAGACCCAGCAGGCTGGATTCTAATAGTCCTGACCACCTGGTTGAGTGAGAGGTGTCATGACATCGCTTAGTCACTGGGGAAACCCCTAGCATGTGATCATTTCCTAAACATCGTGAGATATTCAACCCAGCCTTTTCAACGCAGCAAGTATTATTCTGCATCTCAACTTGGTAGAGTCTCCAGCTCGCTCCCATGGAACGTGTATCACGCTTACTTAGGACCCCCAGGGTTCCCTATTTCCGGCAACCTCCATCACCAGCCCGACAGTTTCCCCCTGGCCCCCTTCTTAACTCAGTGGACAaagtggaggaagaaagactGGCGTGGTATTCCCGAGAAAGTTTTTTTCCTGTCAAGATCGGCGATGTCTTTCAGTCCAGGTATCAAGTGGTTGGCAAACTGGGCTATGGGGGATACCCCACAGTGTGACTTTGCAGAGACTTGGAGTAAGTCCTCCTTTGTTTATACTTGATTGCGAATTGCTGGGGGAGGATACCAGGTTACGGGCTATAGGAACTGATCGGCTCAGGGAACACGTCTATGTCACGTTGAAACTATACGAGCGCGACTCTACTCATGCTCAACGAGAAATTCAGGTTTACAAACACCTCAAATGTCTGAAATCCAGCCACACTGGCTCTATCCTCGCGCGAAACTTTTTGGATCAGTTCCAGCTTAGTTCAGCCGACGGTTCTCACTTCTACCAATGCCTTATCCACCCACCCTTGGGTATGAGTCTCTTTGAGCTTCGCAATCGATGCCCACAAAGAGTACTTCCCGAGATCCTGCTTAAGCCCACCCTTATCCACATTCTCCTTGCGCTAGATTTCTTACATAGCGAAGCGTGCGTGATCCACACTGGTTCGTTATCCCGATATGACCTCTTAATCTTCTATACTAACATATTACACAACTTAGAtatcaaagaaaagaatatTATGCTCAATATTGAAGACAACTCCATTCTTGTTCACTTTGAGGAAGCTGAGATATCAAATCCGAGTCCACGCAAAGTAGTCGGGAATCGAGCAATTTATCGTTCTCGAAATCTGGGTACTCCCAAGAAACATGGACGTCCTGTGCTCTCAGACTTTGGCGAGGCTCGCTTTGGATCAGAGTCTGGTACATATTGCGAAGATGTACAGCCATTTACATATCGGGCCCCGGAAGTATTACTACGCATGCCCTGGAATGAAAAGATTGATATTTGGAACCTTGCTGTCTTGGTATGTATATCAACATGAAATCTCcttgtcccttttttttgttctgtCTTATAAATACTCTTCATGCAGGCCTGGGACCTCTTCGAGCAGGGCAATCTGTTCTTTGCTCGAAATGAAGATCAAAATCAATCAGACAGTCACCATCTCGCTGAAATGATAGCGTATCTGGGACTACCGCCACGTGAAATGCTTGAGAAAAGTGAATATGCCAATAAGTTTTTTGATATCAGCGGTAAAGCTCATCAACTCCTCATCTCTTTTGGTCTCAGTCTATATAAGCGTTCTGACCAGTAGAAAATAGGAAAATGGAAGGGCCTTGCTGAAATTCCTCAAACTTCTTTAGCAGGCATTGAAAGCAACTTGCAGGGTGAGCAGCAGGAGAATTTCCTCCGCTTCATACGTAAAATGCTGCAGTGGCGACCACAAGATCGGTCTACAGCGAAAGAGCTATTGTCTGACCCTTGGTTAAAATCTACATAGTTTGAATTGCCGCAGTGCCAGAGTTATTACAATAGAAATGCGTATGCTATGACTGAAATTCGCTAGATCTTGGATAAATATACATCATGCCGAGAAGTTCACTCTTGATCCTTCGTGTTACTGGAGGAACCCCGATCCTGAGAATAGCGGAAACAGAATATTTGACTCACAATGCTATACCTACACAGACCAACCGTGAGAAGCTTATAGCCTCGGTAGCCTAGTTTGTCTTCCTCACTGAGCCATCTTCGTGGTCATGAATCCGTTGTATAGTTATGACTTGGCCCATTTTTAAGACGAAGGGATCTCGCCCTCTTGCCTACGAGCCGAATCATCATGAGAAATATGTGGCTACAAAACTCTGCAAGCCATATATGGGCCTCTAGAATTTCCATGGGGAACAATATCCAGAATGGGTTACCTAGACTCGACAAGAATTTGAAACCTGAATTCTGTAATATCTGGCGGTAGACATGGTGGAGGTTTGTATCACTCACACACCGAGCCGGTCTAGACGCTCTTTTGTTTGTCTAAATATCACAAACAGAACGTTGAAAGTTCTTACGGGAGCCCGAAGGCGCTGAATATAAAAAGTTTGATTATAAAATTGAATTTGGACCATgagaaaaagggagaaaaaagaaacgagaaaaaaggaaatagaCAGGTAACCAGCCTGTCCGCAAGCCACTTGAACCGCATTATCCCCAGACTACGAACAAAGTCTGTTAGTCTTCGGCCGAGTCGTGGACATATCAATCCAGGTCATGAATCCTCGGCTAAAATACTGAAAAGCGAGTAGGCTTTCTCTCGGACAACTCGGCGTTTGGGAATCTACACGTTGTCAACTTTTGTGGATATCGATGTTTGTGGCACCTCGGATCCCAAGGGAATGGTACATGCGCCTTGTTTTATGCGTCGAGGATTCATTTCGATGCATGTGTGACTGGGCTCAGCAGGTAAGGGATGGGCTTGGGTCTTGAAATCCCGACTTCAATTTTGGGTAAATGGCTAGGCCTAGATGAAAGATCTGGTCTTGTTTTGACTGGGGGTCTCTTTGGTAAAGCTATGGAGTTttggaaaggaagaagaagagaaagatgatggAGGGCCATTTTTGACCTTTATTCTCCGAGGGACTGCGTACTTGGTGATAATATCTTTGTTGTATTGTTTTCCCCTCTTTGTTCTGTTTGTCTTGATCTGGATTGAGATAGTTGAATGAGACAGCTAAGCAGGATAGGCGTGCTGATTTTGTGGCAATTATGTAGACAGGGGGAGCAGATTAGGAATACGAATAGATGAAACTCAAACTGTGCAGCATTGTATGGAATGGGCTTTTCCATTATTTACTCTCAATTTAGACAAAAATGATTGCCAGGAAATCTGGTAATTTCTGCAGCTTCGTAGGAAGAAGCGGCTTATCTTCTCGTTGTCGACTCTATGTATGCCGGGCGTATCTATCCAGTGTGTAGGTGTGTGTGACAACAAATTCACCAATATCTTGCCAGACGACATAATGTCATCGTGAAGCTCCCATCTAGTACACAGGAGGTATATTTGCTCGAGAAACACATAGAGAGCATACTTGTCCCACCTTAATCTGGAATATGGTCAAAGGAATCCATCACACACGTATTTATTGGCATGGTTCTTCtcccggggggggggcttcAATCGAACCAAGGGAGACACTACAGGCACTGAGGAAATATTCAGAACAACATGTATTTTCAGTCAACTCTTACCCagaatttctcttttcgGTTCATCCTGAACACGGTACATACTTTGTACTCCCTTTCCAAATACCACATCCCTGTTACGAAAGTTTAGTAGTTCGGCCGTGGTCAGAATCTACAGACATCCTTCTCACGCTTATTATTTCCTCTCCAAGACGGCCGTGCATctaccccccccccccccccctctccccttgAATGAGATACAATACGATATCTATGTATACTATAGGTTGGTCAACGGGATTACTGGAAAAGGATAATTTGAAACACCTACCGTAGGCTGTAGTTGACGTGTCTTGCCAATGACTCTCAACCTCACAAAAGCCCGAGTTTGAGGCTAAGCCAGCCGAGCCGAACCCAATGGCATGGTTCAAAGTGTCGAATACCCGACCCCTCCAGATACCGAATAAACTCCATTGAAAATGCACGATGCAACTGGTCTTTGTTCAAGAGGGGATCGAGGTGCAGATACAGGCCCGGATTGCCGGGATGGCTGGAGAAAGCTCAATGCTGGGGTTTTTGTATGATCCTTTCAATGGATCTCTACCGATTGCTCGGCAGATGTCCCTTATACTTGGTCCCTACACTTCGCGGTATCTCCTGATATTTAAGGTAGTAATCGACTGATAGAGATGTGGTCATCCACAGGCTTTACCATCGACAGCACATCGACAGCACGGATGCGAGCAAACCCGAGGACAACCCTCTCATACCTTTTCAGAGATTGTCCGACAGGCTTGAGACTGGAGTCTGCAATATGAACAGACCCGCACTATTCGATGGCGAACGAATGGTAGATCAATGAGAGAATAGTCCTCCTGATCATTGCAGACTGGTCCCCTGGTCTATCCATAATTTCTGTTATCCAACATGTATGCCTGCTCGAATGACGTGACATATCAAGGAGGTCGCTGGTCCGCTGAAGACAGACCTCTCTGGTGGGCGGGAATAAAGAAAGAGTCTGCAATGGATTTGTTCGGGAAACATTGTACAGGACTTTGAGCACACTGGACTCCCGCAATGATCCTACTGAGACTCTTGACCTTTCTAGCGCCGATACGGAAATTTGATCGACATTCAAAGAGTGGAGTACCCAGTCCAGTGGGACAGGTGCACCTTGAACCTGAAGGTTCTCAAGCGGAGACCCTCATCCAAATGTGACACATCAAGTTGGACATGTCGAACCCATCGTCCATCACCTGCCACTTTCGTACTCTCATGCCCGTCCCCGTGGGTTGATCCTGAAGGTCTTGCGCCCCGCCtactcactctctctctctctctctcttcgtcTCTAGTATGTTCAATGGTCCCACAACTTTCCATACCCTTTGATCTGGCGCAGGATCCACCCCGAGAGTCTCCCGAGATCCTTGTGCTTGATTCCAGGATCTCTGATGCTGCCGATCACCGAGGTCCGAACATCCAGAGAGCGCGCGAGGTTGGCTTCTGAACATTTTTCCGCACAGATAAGCATAAGGTTGAGTTCACGTCAACAAGCCATCCGCAGAAATGAGGCACGGGTCGGGCGCGGCTTAAAGGGCCCCCGAAAGCGCCAGGTTGGTTGGTCGACTACCTATCTTTTTCCTTGCCGGTGAAATGGAGAAGAACTTTCTGGGATAATTGTCCAAATTGTCAATCTCTCAAGTATGTCATGGATCTTGCTCGCTTGTGacgggggagagaaaagaggaacTCTAGTccttgttcctttttctttggtagaggttttttttttctccttttcacCAGTTGGCTATGTTGGAAATCTCTTGCGGAGCATGATGTAGTGGAAATCACCCAGATCAAAGAGTGTAGTACACTCTTTTTTGAGAGGGCTGACCGATAAAAGCTCAATTTTACCGGCGGGTCTCTCTCCAAAGGCAGTCCGGTGATGATCGTTGTTCTTGTTGGACCGTAAATAGAAACAGATGGGGCAATCCGACTGTCTGGATGGAACCTTTCGGATGGAAGACAGGAAACacaacaaatccaaccgCGCCTATTGATCTCAAATGCAAACCCTGTTCTCTTGGAACAGAAACCACTCTCGTCTTGCTCTAGGTTTtaggtttttttttaccgTCCAATCAGCAATTTCGCGGTAGTGGCTCCATGCCTCACTCGAAGGACATCCCAAATAGTACCCGTCCTGAGCTGGTCGGTCTCGAGCGTCGAATGACTCTTGGAGTTGAGGCGTCCACGCGGGTGCCGTGCACCCTCTTTTGCACATCAGCACGTACGAAGAAGACgtaaacaaaaaaagaaaagaaaaaaaactcatCTGCATCTCCAACAGGGGACGACTTCAAGCACCTGTGGAACATGTCCCGCACCCTCCACCTCTACTACCCGACATGATCAACATGGAAACATTTGTTGACCTCGGAGGTGTTCGGTCACCGATGACTTCACAAGGTAGGAAATGCGCTCGGTCACCCACAAGTGGACATTGCCCCTGCATGCGTGATAGGACGAGATGGATTGCGTTGAGAGACTTTGACATCGTGACTCCACCCCCATTCCTCTATTTTTCCCTagaggaagatggagaccTGAAAGCGGTGGTGATATTTTCCCCTCGTGAATGACGATCATCCTGTCAGGAGTTCTTTAATGCCTACTTTGGTAACGATGCTCGATggtgttttttgggggggtaCTTTTGGACTGCTCGGGTGATGCGATCGACCGACGGTGGAGTATTTGGAGTGGGGACTCGAGAGGTCGAGATGGCAATGTTTCTCCATGTCCATCCGTGTATCCTGTCGACGGCAGATGCGGGCCTGGACGTGAAACCTTAACCAGAAACTGTACTCGGGAGATGGCGAAATGCTTGGGTTTGATGgggatggtgatgggtgTTGGTGCTGTCTCATGGGTACAAGCTCATGGGCGTCTGAATTAGGGACACTCGAGAAGCAATCTCGTGGTTCCTGAAGCGTAGCTGGACAAGGCTCCCCATTGATCTGATCTGGGATACTATGGTCACTTGCTTCTGATGTACTGGGGATTCATACAGGACTATTTGGAGACCCCCGGTACACCAGTGCAGAGTCTAATATGTGAGCAGCCACAAGAGTTGCCGTGGATTTCCGCGCTTGAAGATCATGCAACGCCAAGACAATTCCGATGCGCACAGCAACAACCGTCGTTGACTATTGGCAAGGTACAAGTCTCATCATCCGACCGAGAAAATACCTCGAGGATCATTTATGCATTAACTCAGCGAGTCTCCAGAACACGGTCACTTACCCATGTATGTCAATCCTCAATCCTTGGCATATAGCGCCCAAGCTCGTGTAAGTGTGTATACCTCCCAAAATACCCCCCCTTTTTAAACAGGAGACGGTCATCCAAATCCACACCGAGAACCAGTTAAGATCGGAACCTTGAAAAGTGATGCGCTCCATGTAGCCTTGTCCGATCCACCAGTCCAGTGTCACTCTTTCCCGGCTAGACTGGAAGCCCAGCAGATGATGTGGATATCAAGTTCATTCAACTGGAGGTGCTGcatgccttttttttttctttccccctgcCCATTTTGGTAGCGGGATCGGACCGCGACCCCAGGATTTTGTCTGCGCATTTGATCTTcgccccctccctttttatttttgcttttccttATTCTTGGTGGTTTCCCACGACTCCCTGACTCAAGTGGTCAATTTGGTTGTGACCCCGGGTGCATTTGATGCACTTGACTCACACGTGAGCAGGGATCTCCCTGGTTCCTTGTGCATTATACCTGCTTAGAAATGTTTGTggtcaaccccccccccctcctcctggcCCCTTTCTAGCAAATGCAGGGGTATAGTAGCGAAAAAGCAAACGATGTCTGAACTCGGTACACAATTCAAGTGGACCCTTCCAGTAGTAGCTTGTATCACAATGGAACTTGACGTCCATATTTGGCACGAGGAACCGGGGGAAGAGGCAGGTGGATAAGAGATGCATATTTGATTAGATATATGTCCTCCTCGGGTGTGGAGTAGATAGAGCTAGGATACCATTGGATTTCGAACCCATGAGAGCTTACCAGGAGTATTGATGTGATTAGAAATATATTGTAACACTTTCATGAAGAGGTGAGATCAACCATAAACGACTAGAataaaaggcaaaaaaaaggctgggGCTTGGTGATCGAGACATGCCTGCTAGGTACCCTACTTCGATatattccccccccccggaagATTACTAAATCCCACGAGTACCCTATACATCCACTATCCATATGTGCAAATGCAGGAAAATCATCCAAAACCACAGCCATAATCCATTTTGAATTTACCTTCCCATACTCGTTCCAAGGGGGGGGAATCCACGGTCCAAATCTAAGACGAGTGTGGATGACTGCTACAACTCCGTTCAATCTCGAGCAAGATTGGAGGAGCTTAATCCGTCTGCTCCTCAACTAGCGATGCAGATCGATCGCGCGAGGACTGAGCGCTCTTCCCGTGTCCACTGCCCAGCAAATAAGATCTCGACTCCCGGGAAATCCAGGTTCATGCACGGACTCCTATATCATGCAACTTTAGCGAGCCCCTGGGCGTATCGGAGGTCGCTTTCATGCAGTCAATTTGTTTGAAGAGGGGCCACCGACCGAAGTGCATGATCATGTCGTGTCTTGAGAAAGAATCAAATGGATTACATGTGCAACAccagtccagtccacccCAATCCACTGTCCATCCTGATTCCTGGAAATGGAACCTTGTTCCATATAGATGGAGAGTCATCTGATGAGGTTCTCTGACATGGGCAATCGTATATTCCCATGCCTGTCCCGGAACGATGTACGAATGAAAACAAGCCGGTAGATCTCATCCTGCAAACATTGCCCCTCCTCCCAACCCAAGAACATGCTCGTCAAGAGCTCTGGGCGCCTTGAACATCGCTTGTCGGCTCGGGACCCGATCTGCTGTACCGTGCGTGGACgctaaaaaaaagaggaatggACAGGGAAGGGACGCATGCTATTGGTCGAATCTCCGCATTGGGGTGAAACCAAAGACGCGTCTCGCTTAATACCCCCCGACAAGAGTTAGGATGTATGTACATGGGGATGGAATCGAGAGCATCGAAGCCACGTTGTTATA contains these protein-coding regions:
- a CDS encoding Beta-hexosaminidase 1, with the translated sequence MKCTALFGGLALSASLATAVKVNPLPAPRNITWGSSGPISITKPALHLENHHGQNQDILHHAWDRTWATITNLEWVPAAIEAPIPSFRPFPTPADQVKRDTAATAIHSVHLSVVDAAADLQHGVDESYTLEVTADSGTIQIHAQTVWGAIHAMTTLQQLVISDGHGNLIIEQPVKIQDAPLYPYRGIMIDTGRNFISVPKILEQIDGMALSKLNVLHWHLDDTQSWPVQIRSYPQMTKDAYSSREIYTETDLRRVLAYARARGVRVIPEVDMPGHSASGWKQVDPDVVTCTDTWWSNDDWPKHTAVEPNPGQLDIIYNKTYEVVGNVYKDLSAIFSDNWFHVGGDELQNNCFNFSTHITKWFAEDPSRTYNDLSQYWLDHALPIFHGTGGPQRRLMMWEDIFINTDAAHHVPRDIVMQSWNNGIDNIKNLTASGFDVVVSSADFLYLDCGFAGFVGNDPRYNVMSNPGGDVTFNYGGSGGSWCAPYKSWQRIYDYDFTTNLTASEAKHVIGAEAPLWSEQVDDVTISSKMWPRAAALGELVWSGNRDASGHKRTTQLTQRLLNFREYLVANGVMATNLAPKYCLQHPHACDLYYNQSVITP